From the Natrinema amylolyticum genome, the window CGCAGGTACATACAACGGGACGTGGTACGACCGTTCATGAGCGACGGCGCGCACACGGCCGAGCAGATACCGCTCGCCCGGCTGCCATCGGGCGTGGAACTGACGACGACGGTCCACACCTACCGCGGCGACGAACCGGGACCGACGCTGTACGTGCAGGCGGCCCAGCACGGCCGCGAAATCAACGGAACGGAGGTACTGCGGCGATTTCACGAGCGACTCCCCCTCGAGTCGCTGTCCGGGACGGTGATCGCCGTCCCCGTTGCGAACCCGCTGACCTTCGATCGCGTCTCCTACACGACGCCGGAGCAACTCGACAGCGTCAACCCCAACATGAACCGGATCTGGCCGGGCGATAGCGACGGGAGCATCCATCAGCGCATGGCCGCGCGCCTCTGGGAGTACGTCGCAGCGGCCGACGCCCTCGTCGACCTCCACACCGGGAGCCCGGACATGCACCCCCACGTCGTCTACCGCGAGGACGACGAGCGCTCTCGCCGCCTCGCCGAAGCGTTCGGGACCGACCTCCTGCTGTCCGAACAGGCCGACGAGGACGCGCCCGACGAGTGGCACCGCCGCGGCTTCGCCGGAAAGCTCCGCGTCGCCGCCGCCGAGGAGAACGTCCCGTCGATCACGCCCGAACTCGCCCACAACAAACAGATCCTCGAGGACGTCGTCGAGGAGGGCGTCGAGGGTCTGCTCGACGTCTGCCGGTACCTCGAGCTGCTCCCCGGCGACGTCCCCGAGCGCGATCAGATCGTCGCCCGGAACCATCTCGGACAGGTCATCGCCGACGACTCCGGGCTCTTC encodes:
- a CDS encoding succinylglutamate desuccinylase/aspartoacylase family protein, whose protein sequence is MSDGAHTAEQIPLARLPSGVELTTTVHTYRGDEPGPTLYVQAAQHGREINGTEVLRRFHERLPLESLSGTVIAVPVANPLTFDRVSYTTPEQLDSVNPNMNRIWPGDSDGSIHQRMAARLWEYVAAADALVDLHTGSPDMHPHVVYREDDERSRRLAEAFGTDLLLSEQADEDAPDEWHRRGFAGKLRVAAAEENVPSITPELAHNKQILEDVVEEGVEGLLDVCRYLELLPGDVPERDQIVARNHLGQVIADDSGLFRPNPSLEVGESIAEGTAIGTVYHPATYEPLHDASADRDGVLYALTREATVTAGDQLASVALVRGE